The DNA segment ACCGCGTCAACTCATCCAGCGTGTAGTCATCGAGATAAGGCGATGTGCCCATCACAATTGAAGGGAAAATGTAAGCCGCATTTTGCGCGCCGCGCCCAATCCCCAACCCCTGCCACTCCACAACGAACGCACGGGGTTCCCCATCACGGTGATAGAGGGCAATCTCTTCACCATCGTACAAACGCTGAAACCCATGCCCCTGAAGCCCGCGCATCACATCGTTCACTGTCGGCAGGCGCTTCAAGACCACGACATCATCCACACCATACACATCCAGGCGAGACAAAACGTAGGGGATAAACCCGGTTTGCAACGCCTCATTGAGCGCGGCAACCGTGCGAGCCGTTGTTGCGCCCTGATACGCCCAGCCAAACACCTGCTCCCGCCCTTGCACAGCAAACCAATAGGACGTTTTCGAGCCAAGCGCACTATGATCCAGCGTGGCGACGCGCCAGCCGGGCGTTTGCGCCAGGTTGGATACAACGGCTTCGAGATCGGGAGAAAGTGGACGCATGAAAACCAAACGCCGCCCCAGCATGAACTCGGCGCACACCAGCAACAAAAGCACCACTGGTACGACGCGCCAGCGCCCACGCCAGGGCACATCGCGCAGATACCAAAGTACGCCGAAGAGCACAAATGTGCTGGCAATCCCCAAAAAACGCGCCGGCCAGAGCAGGCTGTGCATGGGTAAAGCGTTGTAAAACGTGTTCACGCGTGGCGTTGAAAGCAGAATGCCCACAAAACCGACGCTCACCAACGCCAACGCCGCCGGAGACTGCCGACGTCGCCAGAGCAGCAGCATGAGCGCACCCATCAACAGGAACGCGCCCACTGTCATCGTTTCAATGTCCGACAAACGCACCCTTGGATCGAAGTAGTGCGCAATCGGCACAACCGCCAAGGCTTCGGTCATGGCGGTGGTGTCAATATCGGTAATGCCACCCGTCAAACTGGGGAACAACCACCAGCCGCTCAGCATGATACCAATCACCAATGCGGCAATCACGCGCAAAGCGCGGCGCATTCCGCCGGAGAACGCCATCACCCATGCCAGGCTGAGCAACGCCAGCATTGCCGCATAAATCGCCGCCATCATGGCATGGCTCAGCACGGTGAGCGCCATGCCAACGGCGATGATGAACAGATGTCGAGCGCGCCCATCCGGTTCCAGCGCACGCAACACGGCAAAGAGCAGCCAGGGCAACAAAGCAATTGCCACCACCCGCGGGACGTTTCCATCAGCAAACGCGACACGCACATTGTCGGGCAATATCAAGTACAATGCGCCCCCCACAAGCGCCCACCCCATGCCCAGCCAGCGCCGATAGAGCAACCAGCCACACGCGCCCACAAGCAGCGCACCAACCATGAGCCAGTTGGTTGCGACAAGCATATTGGGCGCAACCTGCGCCAGAGCAGCGATGAGGTAATACGCCGCCGGGGGATAGTAGCGCAGCATTTGCAACCCCATGTACCAGCCCGGAAACAAGTCGGGGTACCAGACACCCTGCGCCACACTTTCGGCGAGATAGGTGGCTTTGAGAACATGCCCCAACGTGTCCGGCGCCCAGGGATACGTCCCGGCAGGTGCGAACAGCACTGGTGCATAAAACCAAAGCGCCCCAGCCAGAAGCCCCAAGGCGCCCCCCAGCCACCAGCCTATGGGTTTGAAGGCTTCAACTTGCCTGTTGCGCACGGTGTTCATCATCGTCTCCATGCTGCAACGCTTTCAAACTCGCCGCCTGCTGGGCACGCATCAGCGCATAGAACCGTTTGCGCGTATCCGGTCGTCGCAATGCGCGCGAGGCTTCTTCTTGTTGAAAGCGCTCCTGCTCCACCGGTTCGAGCCGAAACGCGACAGACTCCGTCGGGGATTCCCACACCGTCACCCCGACCAACTCAACCGGCAAATCGGCGAGCAAGCGTTCCAACTGCTGAAAAAGTACAGCCGCCAGGTTTTCCGTTGTGGGTTGTAATCGCTGAAAAGGCGGCAAATCGTTCAACAACTGGTTGTTATACGCCGAGACCACCTGGTTCATCCGCTCACGAATAGCCGTATACCCCACAACAACGTGCGAGTCTTGTTCTAATTGCCGACTGCGACAGCGCACTTGCAACCGATACGAATGCGTATGTACCTCGCCCGGTACGCCATTCATCACGACAAAGTGGCGCGCATTGAAGAACATATCGAGCGTGATTTCATAAACAAAGCCTTCGGGGGCCTTCAAAATACGCTCGATGTCAACGTCCCAAAACCCTTCAGGCAATGATGTTTCTTCAATTTTCTTTTCGTTATTCCTGGAAAAAAACGCCATTTGCACACACCTGTTTTTTGAAAAAACA comes from the Ardenticatena maritima genome and includes:
- a CDS encoding 6-pyruvoyl-tetrahydropterin synthase-related protein; its protein translation is MNTVRNRQVEAFKPIGWWLGGALGLLAGALWFYAPVLFAPAGTYPWAPDTLGHVLKATYLAESVAQGVWYPDLFPGWYMGLQMLRYYPPAAYYLIAALAQVAPNMLVATNWLMVGALLVGACGWLLYRRWLGMGWALVGGALYLILPDNVRVAFADGNVPRVVAIALLPWLLFAVLRALEPDGRARHLFIIAVGMALTVLSHAMMAAIYAAMLALLSLAWVMAFSGGMRRALRVIAALVIGIMLSGWWLFPSLTGGITDIDTTAMTEALAVVPIAHYFDPRVRLSDIETMTVGAFLLMGALMLLLWRRRQSPAALALVSVGFVGILLSTPRVNTFYNALPMHSLLWPARFLGIASTFVLFGVLWYLRDVPWRGRWRVVPVVLLLLVCAEFMLGRRLVFMRPLSPDLEAVVSNLAQTPGWRVATLDHSALGSKTSYWFAVQGREQVFGWAYQGATTARTVAALNEALQTGFIPYVLSRLDVYGVDDVVVLKRLPTVNDVMRGLQGHGFQRLYDGEEIALYHRDGEPRAFVVEWQGLGIGRGAQNAAYIFPSIVMGTSPYLDDYTLDELTRYPLLVLSGFQWHDKQRAEALVRDVARAGVRVVIDLTGTPPDPMASIPHFLDVWGEPVVLDERPVPVNLATGETMTLSPFGTHDGEKSILWYTHTPQGLSGDVATTSYIGEKATLVGYKDVDGGRVWFVGYNLFFYTLARGDVDAIHLLEEATGLTAHALPVVHPVPLQAYKAGTFGYRFTYTLETPQTLFVPIAAHDRWALTLDDAPSAYQSYERLLVMDAPAGTHQVALRFQPPPIYTVGRLVSLAGVVFLFVLLWYVRRTPAERPLWPTWYPMPEGVQVSS
- a CDS encoding 6-carboxytetrahydropterin synthase, which encodes MPEGFWDVDIERILKAPEGFVYEITLDMFFNARHFVVMNGVPGEVHTHSYRLQVRCRSRQLEQDSHVVVGYTAIRERMNQVVSAYNNQLLNDLPPFQRLQPTTENLAAVLFQQLERLLADLPVELVGVTVWESPTESVAFRLEPVEQERFQQEEASRALRRPDTRKRFYALMRAQQAASLKALQHGDDDEHRAQQAS